In Paenibacillus dendritiformis, the DNA window ACCGTCTCCTCGTAAGCTCCGGTCCGGTAGACGACGCTGGCTTCGCCCGTACTGCTCAATCTTCCGTTATTCGGGGTGGTCACGGTCTGTCCATTCACATACAAACCGCCCGAGTAGGAGCCGCCGCGAGAGTTGAAGGCGATCAACGTGTGCGGCGCCACATTTTCGAGCTTGACACGGTACAATACGCCATAGTTGCCGGCGTTCACCTGTTTCTCATAGGTCATCATATCCGAACCTTCAATGTACGTGTCATTTGTCTTGTCGGCAAAGACGAGACGGGAGGCGGTTTCTCCTACCCGCTCGCCGATCGTGAAGACGCGATCCGCATTGTTGAACGTGCCTCGGATATGCTTGCCATCTGGCTTAAGCTCTTTCAGCTTGTTGAGTTCCTTCATAACATCCTTCGAATCTTCCAGGGCTATGACCGAATATTCTAACGTATTGTCGCCGAAGAAATCGGCGTACATCGTATAGATATCCCCTGGTCTCATCGCACGCTCGTTCAATTGCGGTGTCAGTACCCGGGTCTCGTTCGGCTGAAGCACCAACTCATTGATTTCTCCTGTCTTCTCGAACGATTCCATGTAGCGAACCGATGCGAGCTTCCCGGTCTGCTGCGGATACGGATTCGGTCCAGCTTGGCCGTAATGCTCCACATAGACGGTAGCCGGATCATCGGATATGTTTTTCGCAACCACATAGAGCTGCATCTTCTTGTCGGTTCCATTTTTGTGATGGAGGAAAATGCGGGCGCCGCCAGCAACGCGATCTTTGTACACGATTCCTTCCTCAAGCACGGTCTCCGGAGAATTCGTGCGGTACAGTGTCCGTCGCTCTTCCTTCACTTCCGGCTGAAGCAGCTTCATATCCAATACGGAACGAGCGCCAAGCGGGAACACTTCCCCGTACGGAGTGTAGAGCAGGTTGAACTCGTCGAAGGTGTACAGTGTTTCATCCGAGATCATGATGGTCTGGGAATACTCATCCGTCAGCCCGAACTTATTTGTCACCTTGAGCGTAATCGTCTGCGGCCCCGGTTGGAAAAACGCCGGCTCATTGTTCGTCCATACCCGTTCCGTGATGGAATCCTCTTTGTCCGTGCTCAAATCTTCGTAACGGATGTACTCCCCCATTTTATAGGTGGTCTTAGGCGTCTGGAAGTGCGCCTTCGGCGGTTCCTTCGCCGGCTGGACTGTAATATTGACAGAGTACGGTTCGCTTATGTTGCCGCGCTCGTCGACGACCCGAAGGGTAATCGTATAAACGCCAGGCTCATCATAATACTCCTGAAGCCCTTCCCACTGTTCATCGACTATCTTCAACCCGGTTGGGCTCGTGGATTCGTTCTTGACCGTCACGCGGGTCTGCGTCGCGAAAATCTCCTCTTCATTTACGCTGAATTTGGCAATCGGTTGCGTGTTCAACTGAATCACGATCCGCTTGTTCTTGCTGTCCCATGTATATGGATAGCCAAAGGCCTGCATTGCGGACGTTACCGGCACCATGAACGTGTTTTTGACAATATAAGATTCCCCGCTCATCTTGGTCGGGGAACCGTTCACCCGGTATTGATCGCTGCCCGCTTTATAGCGCAATTCCTTGTCTCCGTTCGTAATAATCGTTTCCTTGGTCTTATTGTCGAATCGGGTCTGCAATCCGAACCGATCCACCAAGGACCGGAGAGCTATATAAGAAACGCCCTTTTTGACGGTAATCGGCTGTGGAGAGGTATATTTAACGCCGTTATGATACATCACATTGCTGTTCGCCATCAGGATGAGCTCATCCATGCCGGCAATGCCGGCTGCGGGATCCGGGGTAACCGTGTCCTGCTCCGTCATCTCCGGGTCCGCTGTATCCGGGTTCTCCCCGCTTCCATCTCCGTCCGGCTCTTCAGCTGTAATGTCGCCTTGCTGTTGGGATTCGACGGCCGCTTCCGTTCCTCCTACTGCGCTGCCGTCTCCTTCTGCCGCAGCCAAGACGGGAACCATCGTGATAAGTTGTATTGCTGCCAAGCAAGTAACAAATAGCTTTTTCCAAGATTTCATTTCTATGCTTTCTCCTCACCCATCGTAATCATTCGTGCTCATATCGAATCCTGGCTCCTTCATGTGAACATAATCTTAGACGCAAAAGATTACAAAAAGTTTCATTTTTCGTAACCATCTTCACAGAAAGCCAGCATAGAAAAGAATTCCGGTGATTAACGAAGAAAAAAGGCGAAATAGAAACCAAGTAAACGATGATCCATCATTTGATCTCCCGAACGGGCAGCAGGCGAACCCCAGGATTGCACTCTTAACAAAACAATGTTACGATATCAACGTAACACTGTTACACAATAACCAAGGAGGCTTCCGCTTGGCATGGACGAACAATTGATTTCAAAAAAAGAATTGCTCGATCTGACCGGGATCTCTTATGGGCAGCTGTACCGGTGGAAGCGCAAAAATCTGATACCGGAAGCGTGGTTCATCCGGAAGTCTACCCACACCGGCCAAGAGACTTTTTTTCCAAAAGACAAAATATTGGAGCGCATCGATAAAATCATCAATATGAAAGAGGATTTGTCGCTAGATGAATTGGCAGACATGTTCTCGCCGCATGTCGCCAGCACTGCACTCAGCAAGGCCGAAATTATCGGCCGCGGTCTCGTGACGCCGATGGCGCTTCAGGTGTACACCGAGCAATTGGGCGATGCCGAAGCTTTTTCATTTGAAAAGCTGCTGCACATCTACGTGCTCGATCGGATGCTCCAATCTGGCGATATGAGTCTGGAGGAAGGCATGCTGCTGCTTCAGCTGCTGCAGGAGCATTATGGCAAGTTCGAAGGGAAGGATTGCGATCTAGTACTGATCCGCAAAATGGGCATTAGCACACTGCTCCTCGTCTCCAGCCCGGATGATATCTGCGTGGATGGCGGAGCAAAGCTCGTGACCCGCCTATCTCTCTCCAGCTGCTTGCAAGAATTGAAACTCAAACTTACGTAATGGGAGGAACCTCTTATGTCTCAAGCAACGGGAGATCTTATGATTTCAGGTCTCGGAAGCTCGTCCGGCGGCACCTATCAGCGTGTTCGGATAGATGGAATGGGCAGTATCGATGGAGATCTCGTCTGCTCATCCTTTGCCTCCAACGGGAAAGGCAAAGTAACAGGCAATCTGGAGGCGGATACGATGGAGGT includes these proteins:
- a CDS encoding YhbD family protein, with the protein product MDEQLISKKELLDLTGISYGQLYRWKRKNLIPEAWFIRKSTHTGQETFFPKDKILERIDKIINMKEDLSLDELADMFSPHVASTALSKAEIIGRGLVTPMALQVYTEQLGDAEAFSFEKLLHIYVLDRMLQSGDMSLEEGMLLLQLLQEHYGKFEGKDCDLVLIRKMGISTLLLVSSPDDICVDGGAKLVTRLSLSSCLQELKLKLT
- a CDS encoding stalk domain-containing protein, yielding MKSWKKLFVTCLAAIQLITMVPVLAAAEGDGSAVGGTEAAVESQQQGDITAEEPDGDGSGENPDTADPEMTEQDTVTPDPAAGIAGMDELILMANSNVMYHNGVKYTSPQPITVKKGVSYIALRSLVDRFGLQTRFDNKTKETIITNGDKELRYKAGSDQYRVNGSPTKMSGESYIVKNTFMVPVTSAMQAFGYPYTWDSKNKRIVIQLNTQPIAKFSVNEEEIFATQTRVTVKNESTSPTGLKIVDEQWEGLQEYYDEPGVYTITLRVVDERGNISEPYSVNITVQPAKEPPKAHFQTPKTTYKMGEYIRYEDLSTDKEDSITERVWTNNEPAFFQPGPQTITLKVTNKFGLTDEYSQTIMISDETLYTFDEFNLLYTPYGEVFPLGARSVLDMKLLQPEVKEERRTLYRTNSPETVLEEGIVYKDRVAGGARIFLHHKNGTDKKMQLYVVAKNISDDPATVYVEHYGQAGPNPYPQQTGKLASVRYMESFEKTGEINELVLQPNETRVLTPQLNERAMRPGDIYTMYADFFGDNTLEYSVIALEDSKDVMKELNKLKELKPDGKHIRGTFNNADRVFTIGERVGETASRLVFADKTNDTYIEGSDMMTYEKQVNAGNYGVLYRVKLENVAPHTLIAFNSRGGSYSGGLYVNGQTVTTPNNGRLSSTGEASVVYRTGAYEETVEILFTPAAGSNMPVNLLFIPLPKEKPAE